One region of Amphiprion ocellaris isolate individual 3 ecotype Okinawa chromosome 9, ASM2253959v1, whole genome shotgun sequence genomic DNA includes:
- the LOC111572534 gene encoding NLR family CARD domain-containing protein 3-like has translation MSSAQQLLRSQRDILLNWTSDHPAPLLRWLHDEQVLSSASYLSLLEKTPSNAVVQALETVCTTEESSKKFLEVLRDVQDYYCRDLQVWVERHCRNDAISKPVPAPVIVKEKKTKSPIANFFKGKSKGFSLIPEVIAEEELKPGRSLRLANIRVPISAHKTTLLKRTEQLRCYSEGNKVASNLASHIEIRYTDLFVTEDNDVVDSCQHEYFDLARRRARIYVHQACLRIRPCHLFSPQGPSNRPPKRVKVKGIAGIGKSIAVQRLVYEWAIGKNMREFTCIFDLRFRELNLIEAPLSLLELLGERFRYLKEALPDLFTSPSSLLFILDGLDEFKFPLDWNSPDKKIDVNSKVSVSELMVALIKGSLLPEASVIVTTRPSTEAPKRFFQRCCVVLGFEEDQVKEYTTKFYKDSRVAEKVYDYILNNDNLFVLSFIPLYCYIICTAIAEFFSSETQDVSDSKSLELNPPRTVSEVYFCYLLTAVKHHALKASADRSTPRSEVLSLAKQQLTHLGKLAYESLLQRKIMFDTADLKSYGVTPADVQSTFLCHILQSLEEETVEMYSFFHLTVQEHLAALYCAVNLSSQDEVIQALDFWCFGRHPESSTAACLQNIDLNMDKLESLQMFTRFFMGMLRARLAGQLDGLVHSPLQQEDGLPARLGLWFQDQFKSKKLQNLAALNLLHCLLEFHMKETTSIAAPEIKTLYLFKMKLSVADCAAMHYVLQFSPHNLQEFNVGYSNIGNRGLSRLRPILHRCETLYLRYNCLDKQAAFLESAVLKSNECQVKKLFMCGNNLGPEGVLELWNALEHNTTVEELYLDITGITERGTENIVNCLSKNTSLRTLTIVGNDIGEVGRRRLKELQQRRPGLRIIANFVDDLGLLQAYLDWVEEVRADRDQMDSVKNADALRSVLKGLQVAGRKVERKENAEKAEELQAKIEELLSSSTDLMGGR, from the exons ATGAGTTCAGCTCAGCAGCTGCTTCGATCTCAGAGAGACATACTGCTGAACTGGACTTCTGACCATCCAGCACCATTGTTGCGTTGGCTCCATGATGAACAGGTGCTTTCCTCTGCCTCCTACCTGTCTCTACTGGAGAAGACACCTTCCAACGCTGTGGTCCAGGCTCTGGAGACAGTGTGCACCACTGAGGAGAGCAGTAAAAAGTTCCTGGAGGTGCTGAGGGATGTGCAGGATTATTACTGCAGAGATCTGCAAGTCTGGGTTGAGAGACACTGCAGGAATGATGCCATCAGTAAGCCAGTACCTGCACCTGTTATAGTTAAAG AGAAGAAGACTAAAAGCCCCATTGCTAACTTTTTCAAAGGGAAGAGCAAAGGATTCTCCTTAATTCCTGAGGTTATAG CTGAAGAAGAACTAAAACCTGGCAGGAGTCTAAGGCTGGCTAACATCCGAG TTCCCATTTCTGCCCATAAAACAACCCTGCTGAAACGCACAGAGCAGTTAAGATGTTACTCAGAAGGCAATAAAGTGGCTTCAAACTTAGCTTCTCACATCGAGATCCGCTACACTGACCTATTCGTGACAGAAGATAATGACGTAGTCGACAGCTGCCAACATGAGTACTTTGACTTGGCCAGAAGACGAGCTCGCATCTATGTCCACCAGGCCTGCCTTCGCATCCGGCCTTGTCATCTGTTCAGTCCCCAAGGGCCATCGAATCGGCCTCCCAAAAGGGTTAAAGTCAAGGGTATTGCTGGCATCGGAAAAAGCATAGCAGTACAGAGACTGGTCTATGAGTGGGCAATTGGGAAGAATATGCGTGAATTCACTTGCATTTTTGACCTGCGTTTCCGAGAGCTCAATCTAATTGAAGCCCCACTGAGTTTATTGGAACTGCTTGGAGAACGGTTCCGGTACCTGAAGGAAGCTCTGCCTGATCTTTTCACCTCACCAAGCTCTTTGCTCTTCATTTTAGATGGTTTAGATGAGTTTAAGTTCCCCTTGGACTGGAACAGtccagacaaaaaaattgatgtGAACTCAAAGGTGTCAGTGTCAGAGCTAATGGTGGCTTTGATCAAAGGAAGTCTTCTCCCAGAGGCATCCGTCATTGTCACGACAAGGCCGAGTACTGAAGCGCCCAAGCGTTTCTTCCAGAGATGTTGTGTGGTACTGGGCTTCGAGGAGGACCAGGTGAAGGAATACACCACCAAGTTCTACAAAGATAGCAGAGTTGCTGAAAAAGTTTATGATTACATCTTGAACAATGACAACCTTTTCGTGCTGTCCTTCATCCCTCTTTATTGCTACATCATCTGTACTGCGATAGCTGAGTTCTTTTCTTCGGAGACTCAAGATGTCAGTGACTCAAAGTCTCTGGAGTTAAACCCACCCAGGACAGTCAGTGAGGTTTATTTCTGCTACTTGTTAACAGCAGTCAAGCACCATGCACTGAAAGCTAGTGCAGACAGAAGCACACCTAGATCTGAGGTTCTCTCGCTAGCGAAGCAACAACTGACACACCTTGGAAAACTAGCTTATGAAAGTCTTCTTCAGAGGAAGATAATGTTTGACACAGCAGATCTGAAGAGCTATGGTGTTACACCTGCTGATGTTCAGAGCACCTTTCTCTGTCACATCCTCCAGTCTCTTGAAGAGGAGACAGTGGAGATGTATTCGTTCTTCCACTTGACAGTTCAAGAACATCTGGCTGCTCTTTACTGTGCTGTCAACCTCTCCAGCCAGGATGAAGTAATCCAAGCTCTTGATTTCTGGTGCTTTGGGCGACATCCAGAGTCCTCTACCGCTGCATGTCTGCAAAACATAGATCTTAACATGGACAAATTGGAGAGCCTCCAGATGTTCACGCGTTTCTTCATGGGAATGCTTCGAGCCCGGCTGGCAGGTCAGTTGGATGGCCTTGTTCATTCCCCATTGCAGCAAGAGGATGGCCTCCCTGCTAGGCTGGGTTTGTGGTTCCAAGACCAGTTTAAAAGCAAGAAGCTGCAAAACCTGGCAGCCTTGAATCTTCTCCACTGTCTGTTGGAGTTCCACATGAAGGAAACTACCAGCATAGCAGCACCAGAGATCAAGACACTTTACCTGTTTAAAATGAAGCTCAGTGTTGCTGACTGTGCAGCGATGCATTACGTGCTGCAGTTTTCTCCACACAACCTGCAGGAGTTCAACGTGGGCTACTCCAACATTGGAAACAGAGGACTCAGCAGACTGAGACCCATCTTACATCGCTGTGAAACTCTCTA TTTGAGATACAACTGTCTGGACAAGCAGGCAGCTTTTTTGGAATCTGCAGTTCTGAAATCAAACGAGTGCCAAGTGAAGAAGCTCTT TATGTGTGGCAATAACCTGGGTCCGGAGGGGGTTTTGGAGCTGTGGAACGCTCTGGAGCACAACACCACTGTGGAAGAGCTCTATCTGGACATCACTGGCATCACAGAGAGAGGAACAGAAAACATTGTCAACTGCCTCAGCAAAAACACCTCTCTGAGGACACTGAC CATCGTTGGGAATGACATTGGCGaggtggggaggaggaggctgaaGGAGCTGCAACAACGTAGGCCAGGACTCAGGATCATTGCAAATTTTGTGGACGACCTTGGGTTACTTCAGGCCTACCTGGACTGGGTGGAGGAGGTCCGGGCTGACAGAGACCAGATGGACTCAGTGAAGAATGCGGACGCCCTGCGGTCTGTGCTGAAGGGACTCCAGGTGGCGGGAAGAAAGGTGGAGAGGAAAGAGAACGCAGAGAAagcagaggagctgcaggcAAAGATCGAGGAGCTGCTGAGTTCCTCGACAGATCTGATGGGGGGAAGATGA